The Pseudomonas fluorescens genome segment AGTCTTCAACACTGTTCAGCACCCAGCAGTCGCTGTGTTTGAAGACGAAAATCTTCAAGAAGGTACCCTGCTGATCACGCACGACCACCTTGTTCGGAAACGCGATCTCGGTAGACAGGCTCAACGCGGCAGCATTTTCCGTACCCAGCACGCTCAATTCATCGGCGGGCAAATGCTTGACGCTGCGCACGACAACCTTGGGTATGTTGCCTTCAGCCACGACATGAGTTGCCTGAATCAGCAACGCGGTAAACGCTTTCTGTACCGCCGAGTCCGATGAAAAGATTTTGACGAAGTCAGCGAAGTTGTTAGCCGGGCATTGCTGTTCAGAAGAGGCGAAGGCGCTTGTGCACAGGACGGTGCTCAACAATGCGATGGAAAGCCAGTGGTTCAGCCTGCGTGTTGTCATACCGCAACTCGGTACCGCAAAAAAATGTTTCAACAGTGTTCTTCCTTGAGCCATTCAGGTCTTGCGTTTGGTGAATCGGGTAATGCATTGCTCTGGCCCGTTCATGCCCCAATAAGTGCTGAGCAACGCCTTACGCTTTTTGTCTACGCGCAGGTTGACGAAGCCATCGCCGCAATCGGGCTTAGCCTCTTCGAAGCGGTTTGTCTCAGGTTGGTAGATGAACACTCTGAAGTAGGAGTAAGTACCCATACCGTCATCAATCTGCCAGACAGAAAAGTCCTTCATACCGTCGAAATTGAAATCACCGATCTGCATATGCAGCGGTTTTTCCGCTTGAAAATTGATTGTCTGCGACTCGCTGTGCGCTGCGTTTTTAAGAGCGACATTCAGAGTGGAACCTTCGAGTATCAATGTCGCTTCGACGCCTTTGGCTGGACTGAACGTGGTTGGTTCGGCCCACACCGAGATCGTCCACAGCAGGGCAAGCAATGAAACCACTAGAGTTTTGAATTGCATTTACTCGTTCTACTCCCACTCGCATCCGGACTCTAGGGAGGAGTCGATGTTGGGGTTATTCAAGAAGTGGTAAACCTTTCCGTTGGACTTTTTCGTGTACTTCATCGAGACGATCTGCGCCCCTTGAGTCACGAAATCGTAGGTTCCCGCAACTTTGCCATTGACGACTTCAGACCACGTTGTGGCTCTCTGCCAAGGGGCGTCGGGACCGAGCATCTCCTCCTCGGAATCCGTCAACACAATGGAGATGGGCTCGCTGGACTTGGCGTACTTGACGAATCCACCTGACCACTTGCTGGATGAGTCGTAGTAGGTACGCAGTTCGAACTTCACCGGGCTGTCCTGTGAAAGTTCGAAGCAAAGTGATTCGGTGGTGACCTCCGCATAAGCCATCAGGGGGAAGAGGCTGACCAGCAGAAGAAGGGCTTTTTTCACGTTCATTTCCTTATGAGAGATCGGGGGCACTGCCTATTCCGATCCCGCTACACACTGTCCATCCTGAAGATCAGGAGCCAGCGCCCGATTTCCCGACAGATACCAACTCGCAAGCGACTGACTCTCGCAATAAGCGTTCTTCTCGGCATCGTAATAAAACGCGACCTTGTGATTGGCCATCCCGCCCCGGTTGGGGACAAACAACTCGACGGCGAACACGACATCGGGCAAAGCAGTTTTTCTGTCCGACATCAGCGTGGGTGGCCCCAGAAACTTACAGGGCACGCCGTCAAAAGGCAGATCCAACCGGCCGTCTTGATACCTGTAAATCGCGCAAATGCCATGCGGATCCTCAATCACCACGGCAGCCATCGTTCCACCGCTCCAGTTCACCACGCCATCTGCAATGGCGCGAAAACTCTCGGCAGGCATTTGGTTTTCCTTCGTGAGTGCAGCGACCATCGCGGTGGGCATTGTATGGCTTGTACTGACACCGGCTGGCGCTGCGCTTGCGGACAACGCCCACGTCAACGCCAGGAACAACAGGGGAACGAAATTCACTTTGACTCTCCGATGGCGTGGCTGACCGATGTGCAATGCACGACCCTTACTGCGCCGTACATTCAGGTTCTGCGAGATGTTCACCATCAACGCGGAATTTGCATAATTCGGTAGTTTCATTCACTCCAACCAACGACATCAGCTTGAAGGCCAACTGCAATTCGGTGTCGGAAAACGTGGCCCTATCCAATGAGACATCGGTGAAGCCGTTGTTAAAACTCTTCCCTGCAATTTCGCAGAATGCTATCGAGTCGCTCGCAGCCCCTTGTCCCCCAGGCTTGAGAATCTGAATATTGACGCAGGGACTATCGAACGTTTGGTAGTAACGGACCAGTTTTCCGGAAACGTAAGCGACATCGGCTTTGAATATATCGACGACCGGCCCTCGTGCGTTGCCTGCAAATGCACAACATGAAAAACACAAAACTGAAAACAGCGACAATCCTTTCAAGACTCACCCACTCCATAAACCTGCTGATCAAATGCTTTAGTTCACTGTTTGCTCTTGCCCGGAGCCATAGCCAATTGACGGGCTCGCTCTATCGTCGCGCGGATCAAGCAGGCATTCGACCACTCCCCGAAAACCGATTTAGACGATTTTGGCTCCACAAATAAATCTGTCACCTTTTTTTATTATCATGACAAATATATCAGCCCCTCCTTATACAAAAATCCTTATCTTTAACGGATGCAGGTATACGTGAAGACTTGCCAAGCACATTCATCTTATCGATATAACTCGCATAAAGAGGGCAAGCATCTTCTTTCATACCCAGATCCCAATAAGCATCTGCCAAATTCAGTATGGCAACTAACCTTTCAGGATACTTTTGGTGAATTTTCTTCAGAAGCAATACTGCCAAAGCACTCTCTTTATTACGGTATAAATAATAAGCATAATCATTGATCGCTCCAACATTATTATCCCCAACAATCAATGATATTTCATATACCAAATCTTTTGGAATGCTAATTCGTTCCCCACTTGTGCCGGGCTGAAGAAAAAGCCCCCCTTTTTCACCTTCAGGAAGCTTCTTCAATACATACTTAAAGTCTTTATTAATTTCGGCAACCTTTGCACTTTCACTCATGTTCTTGACAGCAGGACCATTACCAGAAAATTGGGAAAACTTTACGCAACACTCAATGCGCCGCACATCAAATCCACGAGGAATTCTATCCTCGCCTGGCACGTTCTCGTCGCCAATAGAATATTTTTCATCACGATCAGGCTCCTCCCAGCCGGACATTTTGTATAGCAAGAAATCGTTAAGACTTCGATCCCATCTGAAGTCATACTTCGTTATCAGTGTGTTATGCGGGTAGTAGTCAATCAGAAGTGAAAAATCACCTGGTATATATCCCTCTGAAAGCCCGCCGCTACCGAGCTCAAAACCACCTGTTATTTTTTTATCACTACCACCAATATCGATGGTTATATTTGAAAAAGTCTCATCTTCCGCAGAAGAGGACACAGCATAATGATCACATACTCCATCGGAATTCAGATCGATCTGACATTGAGTAGCTGCCTGCACAACGCCGAACACGGAAAAAAGCATGAAACCAAATAAAAACTTCATCATAGAGTTCCTCCAAGAGCAACTATTCGAGCTTCAGCATACTGTTTCGCGACAGACGCGGTGCGGGAAGATGCGTAGTATTTGCGGGTAGCATTGCCACTTACGGACGAGTCCGAGTT includes the following:
- a CDS encoding XAC2610-related protein, giving the protein MQFKTLVVSLLALLWTISVWAEPTTFSPAKGVEATLILEGSTLNVALKNAAHSESQTINFQAEKPLHMQIGDFNFDGMKDFSVWQIDDGMGTYSYFRVFIYQPETNRFEEAKPDCGDGFVNLRVDKKRKALLSTYWGMNGPEQCITRFTKRKT
- a CDS encoding tetratricopeptide repeat protein produces the protein MKFLFGFMLFSVFGVVQAATQCQIDLNSDGVCDHYAVSSSAEDETFSNITIDIGGSDKKITGGFELGSGGLSEGYIPGDFSLLIDYYPHNTLITKYDFRWDRSLNDFLLYKMSGWEEPDRDEKYSIGDENVPGEDRIPRGFDVRRIECCVKFSQFSGNGPAVKNMSESAKVAEINKDFKYVLKKLPEGEKGGLFLQPGTSGERISIPKDLVYEISLIVGDNNVGAINDYAYYLYRNKESALAVLLLKKIHQKYPERLVAILNLADAYWDLGMKEDACPLYASYIDKMNVLGKSSRIPASVKDKDFCIRRG